From the Macaca nemestrina isolate mMacNem1 chromosome 18, mMacNem.hap1, whole genome shotgun sequence genome, the window gtggcgcgatcttggctcactgcaagctccgcctcctgggttcacgccattctcctgcctcagcctcctgagtagctaggactacaggcgcccgccaccgcacccggctaattttttgtatttttagtagagacggggtttcactgtggtctcgatctcctgaccttgtgatccgcccacctcggcctcccaaagtgctgggattacaggcttgagccaccgcgcccggccattttttgtattttttgtagagatgatgtttcaccttgttagccaggatggtcttggtctcctgacctcgtgatccgcccgcctcagcctcccaaagtgctgggattacaggcgtgagccaccgtacctggccaatttttgtatttttatcttctttttgagacagaggttcgctcttattgcccaggctgagtgcaatggcgtgatctcagctcaccgtagcctctgcctcccgggtacaagcaattctcctgcctcagcctccctagtagatgggattacaggaatgtgccaccacacccagctaattttgtatttttagtaaagacgtggtttctccatgttggtcaggctggtctccaactcctggcctagggtgatccgcctgcctcggcctcccaaagtgctgggattacagacgtgagccaccgcgcatggcccaattttttttttttttttgagatggagtctcgctctgtcgcccaggctggagtacagtggccggatctcagctcactgcaagctccgcctcccgggttcacgccattctcctgcctcagcctccggaatagctgggactacaggcgcccgccacctcgcccggctagttttttgtattttttagtagagacggggtttcaccgggttagccaggatggtctcgatctcctgacctcgtgatccgcccgtcttggcctcccaaagtgctgggattacaggcttgagccaccgcgcccggctttttttttttttttttgagatggagtctcgctctgtcgcccaggctggagtgcagtggctcggtcttggctcattgcatgctctgccttccgggttcaggccattctcctgtctcagcctcccgagtagctgggactataggtgcccgccaccgcgcctggctaattttttttgtattttttagtagagacggggtttcaccatgttagccaggatggtctctatctcctgacctcatgatccgcccacctcggcctcccaaagtggtgggattacaggtgtgagccaccatgcctggccatgatattacatattataagtaatccagagatgatttaaagtatagaaTATAtgcacaggttatatgcaaatactgccTCATTTTATATCGGACACTttagcatctgtggattttggcaCCCacggaggtcctggaaccaacccTTCAGGATTCCAAGGACAACTGTATGATGCAGGCACACCTCTCCTAGCTGCTCAAGGGTCGTGGGATGCAGGCAGGtcttctcccccttccccctccctcccacaCACCTTCCCTCccgtctctctccctctttcattCACGAAGTCAGCAGTGGCCAAGCACACAGCTGGAAATCTGGGATATTGAGGAAAGGTAAAAAGTCCCAGGACTGAAGCCACAGGCCCGCATCttcctccctgggtctccagcagTGGGCCCTCTCCGCTGGGCTCGGCAGCCTCTGCTGGGGCTGGGCCCTCTCCGCTGGGCTTGGCAGCCTCTGCTGGCCCTGAGGAGGGCGGGGCTGGTTGCCAAGACCTCAGGTGGTATGGAGCCGGAAGCAGGAAGCAGCCTGTGCTCCCCAGACCTGCCTGGTTGAAGGAGTTGGAGGCTTCTAGGAGGTAGGTGGGGGCCTGGGGGCTGGGCCGCCAGGGGAAAGAGAGGGGAGAAGACAGTGGCTGGGGAGAAAGTTGTCCAGGTTGGGGTCAGGGTAGGGACCACAGGGCTAGGCAAGGAGAGAGGCTGGGCCTGGGGCCAAAGGAGAAGTGGAGTGGGAGGGGGCGGGGAAGCTGGTGCTGGGCGAGGCTCTGGCAGAGGCTGGGCTGTGGGAAGCCTGGATGTGGTCCCCGCTGAGCAGAGCCCAGGGTTCTGATGCAGCCTCTGGGGGGCCAGGGCAGGCGGCACTGTGCACGCCGAGATGGCTGTGTCCACAGAGGAGCTGGAGACCACAGTTCAGGAAGTCCTGGGGAGACTGAAGAGCCACCAGTTTTTCCAGTCCACATGGGACACTGCTGCCTTCATCATCTTCCTCATCTTCGTGGGTAAGTGTGGCTGCGGCCTCGGGGTCcccccagccccctgccctgggccctgggTTGGGGTCACACCTGGATGGCTGTCCTGTCCCCAGGTACggtgctgctcctgctgctgctggtcaTCGCCCACTGCTggtgctgcagctgctgtggctCCCCTGGGCGCCGCAGGGCAAGCCCCAGGAAGGTGAGCCCCTGGAAGGTGAGCCCTGCCGGCCACCGGGACCTGCATGGAACTGTactgggggtggaggggggaACGGGGGGGAGTGGTGGGAAGGGTGCTCATCCCCCTAGGGAACAAGGAGCAAACCTGCTCGGTCCCTCTGTGCTTCTCGTGCAGGAAAGACCCAAGGGAGTGGATAACTTGGCCCTGGAACCCTGACCCTGTGTGCCCTGCCCCGTGGCAGTAACAAAGACTTGTCTGCCCAGAGCCTGAGTCTGCAGTGTCTTCCAGTCCCCATCTGGGTGGGTGACATGGGACTCGCTGCCCTACTCAGGTGCCCACCTGGCCTCTCTAAGCTTTCAGTCAATACCACTGTGCCAGATCATCCTGGGTCACCTAGCTGGGAGGGGAGCTGGTCTCAGACCGGGCGGCCCGAACTCCCAGGTGGAGGTCTTGTCACCACCCCCCGGGTCTCTTGGCAGAGAGGACGAGAGAGAACCCGTCCTCTCTCGAAGGTGGGTTCTGTGTCCAGCCCTTGCATGGCATAAGGAGTGGGGAAGCCAGGCTCTGGGAATAGGGGAGATGGCTGGCTCCTTAAGTTGATGGCCACTGACTACCAGGGACTCCCCCGCCTGCCTGGGTCCCCACTCAGATGGACAGACACGGCTCCAGGTGGAATCTGATGATCTTTATTTCTTAGAGGGCCCTGGATCGGGGCTATGGAACACAGTAACCAGCACTGCACTCACTCCTGGGGTGGCTTTCTCTGCGCCGTTCCTGACTGTCCCCTGGGACTCATAGCTTAGTGCCACCCCCCACCCTCCAGGGGGAGGGGACAgcgaaggggagaggaaggagagccctgggcctggccctgtCCTGAGTCCAAAGATTCCCATGGTGACCAGAAGGGCGGGGTTGGGAATGTGGGACGCCCTCGGCCCCGCCTTCCGGACCTCCCCACTACCCTACCAGACTAGCCTCCCTTCCTCCTGGTGCTTCCAGTGTCCATTCCCAGCAGTGCAAATGTGTTAGGCAGGGGCGGGGGTAGGACAGAGAGATAAATAGCAGCCTGGCATTGGTGCTGGCTGGTGCTCTGGGGCGGGTATGAGGGGACGGGCTGCCTTCCTGGAGACAAGCTCCTGGGTGCTGTGATCAGAAGGGTCTGTAGCTCCAGTAGCTGGAGAACACGGAGATCTGCAAGGAGAGGGGGTGTGGTGAGTGGCTGGATGGAGGGGATGGGATGGCCCAGGGGAGATGTCAAGGTCACCCAAGGACGGTATGTCAGGACAGGGCATTGCTGCTTAGCAGTACTGTGGGGGTACAACAGACCCCAAGACTGGGGCGCTCTGAGGGTGGGGCAGGGCCCTCACAACCCCTGCCCACTGTGAGGGTACACCAGACCCCAAGGTTAGCGCACTCTGAGGGTGTGGCAAGGACCCTTAGAAGCCCTTCCCCTAATGAAGGTGCTCAGCCCAGGCCCCACCTTGTCCTTAAGCTGCTGGCAGAGCTGCAAGGAGACGGTGAAGTAGACCAGGGCGTCGTTGAGCCAGGGGATCACGCACTCCACCTTGTGCACGTGGCTCACCTCCAGGCGCTGAGAGCCCCACTCACTGTGGGCGGTGAGAGGGTCCCTGAGGGGGGGCCCGGCCCTCCAGGTGCAGAGGGATGGGGTGGGCATGCCCGAACCCCTCTCCCCTGCCTACTTACAACATGGCCCCAGGGCTGTGCAGCACCGCGCCTCCGGCTGGGCGGAAGTTCTAGGGAGAACAGCACCAGACCCATCAGGCCCTGCAGGGTGTGTGCATGGGGGGCAGCGGGCCGGGCAGGGGTCCCTCCTCACCTTGGTGGAGTTGGGCTGCAGGGCATGCAGCTGGTACACCGTGAGGCAGAGCTTATTGAGGTTGATGTAGACATTGACCAGCAGGTCGGAGGGCAGGGCGGGGGCGAACATCCGCTGTGGGAGGCAGGTAGGATGAGACCCTCCCAAGCTCCCATCCCAGGCTGGATGGAGCAGGGCTGTGCAGTCATTCATGGAGTCTGCAGGGGACTCCAGTCCCCATCCCAGAGATGCTCTTCCCATGAACGGGGGGCTTCCAGACTTTTCCCAGGTGCCCCAAGTACCTTCCTGTGCTGTCAGGTTTGGGAACCACTAACCCCAAACAGGGTTAACGTATTTTGGGGGCACAGGACAGAAGCCAAGGACCCCATCCCAGAAAATTGCCTAGACAGAATTCTAACTATAATTTGGGGGGTGGCACCCCTTGGTGTCCATCCTGAGGGCAAGCTGGGCCCCGCTGTGGGGACCCCTCtcctggggcaggggctggcagggACACTGACCGTGAGGCCACTGGCGGCGATCTCAGGGAGGGTGAGGGTGGCGGGGGTGGTGAGGCGGTTTCGGGCTCTGGTCAGCTGCAGCATCACTGCATCCATCAGCTGCAGGGAGGGGCGGGGTTGGCTCTGCTTCCACCCAGGCCCCCATGCGTCAGGGAACAACAGATATGGTAGCTCCCACTCCCGCCCAGTGGCTACGGTTCCCAGGACCCAGCAGCAGGGGCCTGTTAAAGACAGGTAGTTGGGCTCCAGCTGGGTGTGGGGGAAGGCAGGACGTCTGCACTGATGTCAGTCAGGACAGGGCTGATTCACTGCACAAGGGTCCTGGGAGCTGGATCAATGGGGAATGGAAGGTCCTGGGAGGTCAGTCCCAGGGGCACAGGCTTTGCCGACAGGAGTACAGGCAACAAAGGTTGGCTGCAAAAAGTcagagagggcttcctggaggagacgATGGATGGCTAGGTTGAGGTTTTCAGGAGGGTAAGCCAGGGTCACAGCTTGTGGCTGGTGGGACCACCTGGAGCCCATCCCTTCCCTTTGCCGTGGAGCAGAGCCCTGGCAGACTCCTCAGAGCCCCAGCTTTCATGCCATCCAGCCGTGGCCATGAGTACCAGGGTGATGTGGCTCCCAGGAAACACGAAAAAGCTGACTGGGGGCATGGGGGCTGCAGCTCCCTAGGGTGGTTACAGTTCTCGAGGGGATCTTAGTCTATCTGGTTCTACCTGTGAGGAAACAGAGGTCCAGAGAGGGCAGGTGAGCCACCAGAGGACACACAGTGAGTCAGGGGCAGAACTCAAGCATGAGGTCAGGCACCTGAGTCAGCTCTTCACATGTGCCATGCGGTTAATGTGAAGGCTTTCACTGCTGCTGCCAGCAGCGGTATGTGCCGAGTGCTTACTGGGGGCTCCATGACCTGAATTATCATGGCGAACGGTTACTGCAGCTTGCCCCTGACCCCACAGGTAGAAAATGGAGACACAGAGTAGGCAGGTAAGTGCTTAGAGGTTGCACAGCTCCAAGTGGAGGCCCTGGGATTGGAACCCAGGTGTGATTCTGGATCCAGGACGTGGGACTCTATAGGCCCAAGAGTCAGGCCTGGGGGGAGCTCACCTTGAGGACCTCAGCACCCGTCTTGAACTGGTAACTCTCGTCCCGGCTGGTCAGCAGGTAAATGGCTTGGCTCACATGGTTTCTGGCATCCTGGATCTAGAAGCAGAGTTCATCCAGAGGGGTCACGCCAGCTTCCGTGCAGCCAGGAGGGGAGGGTGggtgctgcctgcctgcctgccccaggTCATTCCACTCTCCACACTGTCATCTCTGTGCCCCGGAGGGCCAGGTCCCTGCCAGGTGATGGGCGCCTGGCATCACCTGGGGCAGGCCCGGTCTCTGCCTGAGTGGGCTGCCCCCTCCTTTTAAGGGATGGACAAACAGTATTGTCCAAGACATCTGTGCAAGTTGTGGAGGAAAGCAAACAGGGTGATATGGCAGGGGCAAGGGCCCTGAGATGGAGACAGTCAGGGTAGGGGGGCAGGAGAGGAGGCCAGGGCAAGTGGTACAGGAGCTGCCAGGGAGCATGGGCCTCATCCCCAGAGCCATGGTAAGTCCCTGGAGGTTCTGGGCAAGGGAGTGACTTTTTAGAGGGCTTCTGAACCATCTCATCAAGCCAGCTGCTGTGGGGACACCACAGTCCCGATGTGGCCCTTGGGCTCTCAGGCCAGGTTCTCCACCTCCCCACGTGGCGCAGGCGCCAGGGCTTCAGGAAACACCTGCCCCCAGCTTTGCTGCTAGGAAACACCCTTCCAGGCTTGCTGTGGCCACAGATCCCCAGGGCTAGGCCCTTGCCAGGGAGGCCCCGTGGTGGGCCTGCTGCCGCCTGTCCTTGTGGCTGAGCACTAGCCAGGAGGGGCGGGGTCACCTGCTGCAGCTTCCACTGCTTGTCCTCCCGGAAGGCGAAGTGCAACAGCTGGTTGTTCCGGGGCATCTTCAAGTTCACGTCCTGACAGGCAAGAGTGGGGTGAAACAGGCACGGGGGGCGCCTCCTGCCACAGCCACTCTGAGCCCTTAAGCGTGGGGCAGAAATGgggtgtgtggtggctcaggccttgGCTGCTGTGTAGGGCAGAGAGACTCCCAATGCCTTGGCCGTTTGGGGGGTGAACAGGGAGGTCAGGAAACAGGAAAACAAGCCCAAGAGGAGCCACGAAGAAGTGAAATTGAAAGAGGtgaagaaagggaaaggggaaaacaGCAGGCAGCCTCTGTGAGGCTCTGTGCGAACCGGGTGCATCTAGCGTCTACAGGGGCCAACAGATGGAGCCCAGGAGGGGGGCCTCCCCCCACGCCttggtgcctggcacagggtTGGATGCAGACTGGAGCTCAGGCGTTGGCTGATTCAACGGTGATGTGTGGCCAGCCTAATCCGCCAATGCCCATGTTTCACTGGTCCAGACATCAGGCCAGGCCGTGTGCAAAGAACCCCCCCTCCTGCATGTCCTCCTGAATCCACACACCCATCCCGGGGGAGGTGTGAGGGCTGCTGTCATTTTccaaaggagaaaactgaggccagagacaTCAAGGGTCCCGCTCAGAGTCGCAGGGCTTGTATAGAGAGAACGTGGGAGCCCCCATGCTCTTCCCCACTGGCAGGATGGGAGGGGACAGGGCTGGGGGACTCACCGCCTGGCTGAGGGCATCCCCCTGCAGAGTCAGCACACCCTTCACCTGGTCTGTGCTGTAACACGTGGCATCAGAGCGGTGCCTGTGgtcaccacccccaccacccagcCCTCCCTCCCGGCGGGCTGCCCCTCCTGTCCCATCGCACACCCAGCTGGTCTGCAGGACAGGGCTGTGGTCATGCCTCCTACCCGCCAAGGTACCCATTTCCCCGGTTTCCGCCCAGCCCAGGCTCACCCACAGCTGCCTAGGATGAAGTTCTCTTGCTTGGCGGGCCCCTCAGTGCCCGAGCCCGGCAGAGTGAAGCGCAGAGAGGCCTCCTGTGgcacagagggaaggaggggagctGGTAGTGCCCACTCAGGCCCGGCCCAGTGCTCCTTCCAGAAGGCCCCCTCCCTCCACGTCAGCGGGGGGAAGGAACAAGGTGGCCTGGCCTCAGTTTCAGCTGGGGTGGGAAGACCCTGCCCAAGCACCCCGGGCACCTAACCGTGAGCCCGATCTGTTTACCCCACGTTCCCTGAACACCTCCTGTGTGTCCGCCTCGGCGAATACCGGACAGAGACAGCCTCCCAGCTTGGTTGAGGGGGAAAGGGGCAAGGGGCAGAGTCAGGGAACAAGGCAATAGTCAGGGTAACCCGCGGTCCTGGGCCACAGCAAGCACTGCGCCGGTCACTTCTGGTGAGCTGCTTGGCTCATTTATCTATACTACAGCCTCGCGAAGCGGGTGCTGTTATCTCCCTTTTGCAAAATGAGAAaagggaggcccagggaggttcAGTGACTTGGCTGAGGGTCACACTGCCGGGCAGAGGCAGAATTATTTGGCTCCCAAGGCGGCCTTCCCCGATCCGAGGCCGGGCGGGACTCAGGCCCTTGCTAGCACCCGCGTCAGGACTCGCCCCTGCCCGCACACAGGTGCTTGTGTAACGAGGTCGGCTCGAGTTCGCGAAGGCGGGGCCTTGCTTGAAAGCCGCGGCGGCCGCAAGCAATAGGCGCTCAGGACGCAGCCGCGGGGCCCCAGGTGGAGCCAGGGAGATGAGGAGGAGGGTCGCCACGCCCGGCGGGGCAGGGCACGGATCGTTACCTTGAGAATGTCCTGCAGCTGCTTCAGCACAGCGTGCACCTCGTCGTGCAGCAGCCAGCGGAACTCCTCCTCCTGCGGGACAGACCTGGCGGTCACGCTTGGCCCCGCCGCCCCGCCAGCCCGCCCGCTGGCCCGCGCGCCTCACCAGCACGGCCCGCTCCGCCGCCGTCGCTGCCATCACGGTGGCCATGGCCGCAGGCCGCTGCCAAGCGCCCTCCCCGCCGGCCGCTGCTCCGGTCCACCAATCCTTCTGTCCTCGGTCCTCCAGTCCTTGCGTCCGCCCGCGGGGTCTGGCTCCGCCCCCACCCCGACTGGCTGAGTGGGCACCGCCCCGCCCCCAGGCCGGCTCCGTGCTCGCGATTGGCCGGCTCCTGTCGGCCCGCCTCGGCTCGCGAAACCCTGCGGGCGTCTTGGAACGAGGCCGGCGGCTGCGCAAGTTGAGGCCCGCTCCGGCCGGCCAGGGACGCGGCCGGCGGCTGCGCGAGTCAGGCTCGCTCCCGCTGGTCAGGGACGCGGCCGGCACCAGCCTGGGGCGGCCGCTCGGGGGCGGAGCTCCCGTGTCACCCCCAGGCTATGATAGGGCGCGCTGCTCCACTAGCGCTCACTGATTGGGCGGCAGGACAGTCTGTTCCCGCTCCGCCTCCCTATTGACCCGCTTGGCCTCCGTTGGTCGCGCTTCCAACCCCGCAGCGGACCTCGCCGCCG encodes:
- the LOC105467831 gene encoding protein rogdi homolog isoform X1, producing the protein MATVMAATAAERAVLEEEFRWLLHDEVHAVLKQLQDILKEASLRFTLPGSGTEGPAKQENFILGSCGTDQVKGVLTLQGDALSQADVNLKMPRNNQLLHFAFREDKQWKLQQIQDARNHVSQAIYLLTSRDESYQFKTGAEVLKLMDAVMLQLTRARNRLTTPATLTLPEIAASGLTRMFAPALPSDLLVNVYINLNKLCLTVYQLHALQPNSTKNFRPAGGAVLHSPGAMLDPLTAHSEWGSQRLEVSHVHKVECVIPWLNDALVYFTVSLQLCQQLKDKISVFSSYWSYRPF
- the LOC105467831 gene encoding protein rogdi homolog isoform X3, whose protein sequence is MPSARRAQSGCGRRRPPCLFHPTLACQDVNLKMPRNNQLLHFAFREDKQWKLQQIQDARNHVSQAIYLLTSRDESYQFKTGAEVLKLMDAVMLQLTRARNRLTTPATLTLPEIAASGLTRMFAPALPSDLLVNVYINLNKLCLTVYQLHALQPNSTKNFRPAGGAVLHSPGAMLDPLTAHSEWGSQRLEVSHVHKVECVIPWLNDALVYFTVSLQLCQQLKDKISVFSSYWSYRPF
- the LOC105467830 gene encoding small integral membrane protein 22 isoform X2 — its product is MAVSTEELETTVQEVLGRLKSHQFFQSTWDTAAFIIFLIFVGTVLLLLLLVIAHCWCCSCCGSPGRRRASPRKERPKGVDNLALEP
- the LOC105467831 gene encoding protein rogdi homolog isoform X2 — its product is MATVMAATAAERAVLEEEFRWLLHDEVHAVLKQLQDILKEASLRFTLPGSGTEGPAKQENFILGSCGTDQVKGVLTLQGDALSQADVNLKMPRNNQLLHFAFREDKQWKLQQIQDARNHVSQAIYLLTSRDESYQFKTGAEVLKLMDAVMLQLTRARNRLTTPATLTLPEIAASGLTRMFAPALPSDLLVNVYINLNKLCLTVYQLHALQPNSTKNFRPAGGAVLHSPGAMFEWGSQRLEVSHVHKVECVIPWLNDALVYFTVSLQLCQQLKDKISVFSSYWSYRPF
- the LOC105467830 gene encoding small integral membrane protein 22 isoform X1 — its product is MAVSTEELETTVQEVLGRLKSHQFFQSTWDTAAFIIFLIFVGTVLLLLLLVIAHCWCCSCCGSPGRRRASPRKVSPWKERPKGVDNLALEP
- the LOC105467830 gene encoding small integral membrane protein 22 isoform X4, which encodes MAVSTEELETTVQEVLGRLKSHQFFQSTWDTAAFIIFLIFVGTVLLLLLLVIAHCWCCSCCGSPGRRRASPRKVLV
- the LOC105467830 gene encoding small integral membrane protein 22 isoform X3 yields the protein MAVSTEELETTVQEVLGRLKSHQFFQSTWDTAAFIIFLIFVGTVLLLLLLVIAHCWCCSCCGSPGRRRASPRKVSPWKVLV